One genomic window of Streptomyces spiramyceticus includes the following:
- a CDS encoding GNAT family N-acetyltransferase, with protein MPPTDASTDAGTNSAPGAGSGAEDTLDLRLPDELVALLGDDGPETGPGPDCDDLLDAPADWGPVTTPVGVFQLVPVRIGRDLPLITRWMNDPAVAAFWELEGPEDVTAAHLRLQLDGDGRSAPCLGVLGGVPMSYWEIYRADLDPLARHYPARPHDTGIHLLLGGVLDRGRGVGTTLLRAVADLVLDSRPTCARVVAEPDIRNTPSVSAFLRAGFRFSAELDLPDKRAALMVRDRALRNLL; from the coding sequence GTGCCTCCCACCGATGCGAGCACCGACGCCGGAACGAACTCCGCTCCTGGCGCCGGATCAGGCGCCGAGGACACCCTGGACCTGCGGCTGCCCGACGAGCTCGTCGCGCTGCTCGGCGACGACGGCCCGGAGACCGGTCCCGGGCCCGACTGCGACGACCTCCTCGACGCCCCCGCCGACTGGGGCCCCGTCACGACCCCGGTCGGCGTCTTCCAGCTGGTGCCTGTACGCATCGGGCGGGACCTGCCGCTCATCACCCGGTGGATGAACGACCCGGCAGTCGCGGCGTTCTGGGAGCTTGAAGGCCCCGAGGACGTCACCGCCGCCCATCTGCGCCTCCAGCTCGACGGCGACGGGCGCAGCGCACCCTGCCTGGGGGTGCTGGGCGGCGTACCCATGAGCTATTGGGAGATCTACCGGGCCGACCTCGACCCGCTGGCCCGCCACTATCCGGCCCGCCCCCACGACACCGGTATCCACCTGCTCCTCGGCGGCGTCCTGGACCGCGGCCGCGGTGTCGGCACCACCCTCCTCAGAGCCGTCGCCGACCTTGTACTCGACAGTCGTCCCACCTGCGCACGCGTCGTCGCGGAGCCCGACATCCGCAACACCCCCTCCGTATCCGCCTTCCTCAGGGCCGGCTTCCGCTTCTCCGCAGAACTCGACCTCCCCGACAAGCGAGCCGCGCTCATGGTCCGCGACCGAGCCCTCCGTAATCTGCTGTGA
- a CDS encoding IucA/IucC family protein, with translation MQKPAANDFEDSLPLLDPPELNQGTWDLAARRLLAKMLGEFAYEEIIDPVAQPAEPDAPASEDAAAEHYTLPLDDDSTLSFRARRTAYGSWHVAPDTIELRDNSADGTAHPFGDPLGFLVRARRLLGLDGATLGHLIRELTATLAADARLDHTALSSARLADLGYAELEGHQTGHPWLVLSKGRQGFSATDTARWAPEARTPTTLPWIAVSTDLAAYRGVPLLAKPERLYARELDAPTRESFAAALRARGLAPEQYLYLPVHPWQWDEVILPLFTPAVAQGAIVPLPTDGDVRLPQQSIRTFLNTSRPDRHTVKLPLAILNTLVWRGLPTERTLAAPAVTAWVHAVRDGDSFLRDECRVILLGEVASVTVEHPLYDGLPEVPYQYKELLGAIWREPLTGRLAPDERARTLASLLHTDPEGRAFTTELVSRSGLPPAVWLRHLFAALLPPLLHFLYRYGTVFSPHGENAIVVFDDKDVPVRLAIKDFVDDVNVSAHKLPEHDSMPDDVREILLTEPPAFLTQFIHSGLFVGVFRYLAPLCDEQIGVPESEFWSLVRAEILRHQARFPELKDRYEIFDLLTPRIERLCLNRNRLHLDGYRDRPNRPHAAVHGTVANPLHLS, from the coding sequence GTGCAGAAGCCCGCCGCCAATGACTTCGAGGATTCGCTGCCCCTGCTCGACCCGCCCGAGCTGAACCAGGGCACCTGGGACCTGGCCGCACGCCGCCTCCTCGCCAAGATGCTCGGCGAGTTCGCGTACGAGGAGATCATCGATCCGGTCGCACAACCCGCTGAGCCGGACGCGCCCGCATCGGAAGACGCCGCTGCGGAGCACTACACCCTCCCGCTCGACGACGACAGCACCCTCTCCTTCCGCGCCAGGCGCACCGCCTACGGCAGCTGGCACGTAGCCCCCGACACGATCGAGCTCCGCGACAACTCCGCCGACGGCACCGCCCACCCCTTCGGCGACCCGCTCGGCTTCCTCGTCCGCGCCCGCCGCCTCCTCGGCCTCGACGGCGCAACCCTCGGGCACCTCATCCGCGAGCTGACCGCCACCCTGGCCGCCGACGCGCGCCTCGACCACACCGCCCTCTCGTCAGCGCGCCTCGCCGACCTGGGCTACGCGGAACTCGAAGGCCACCAGACCGGCCACCCCTGGCTCGTCCTCAGTAAGGGCCGCCAGGGCTTCTCCGCCACCGACACCGCCCGCTGGGCCCCCGAGGCCCGTACGCCCACCACGCTCCCGTGGATCGCGGTCAGCACCGACCTCGCCGCCTACCGTGGGGTTCCCTTACTTGCCAAGCCCGAGCGCCTCTACGCGCGCGAGCTCGACGCCCCTACCCGCGAGTCGTTCGCCGCCGCCCTGCGTGCCCGCGGCCTGGCCCCCGAGCAGTATCTCTACCTCCCGGTGCACCCCTGGCAGTGGGACGAGGTGATCCTGCCGCTCTTCACGCCCGCTGTCGCACAGGGCGCGATCGTCCCGCTCCCCACCGACGGCGACGTGCGGCTGCCGCAACAGTCCATCCGCACGTTCCTCAACACGAGCCGGCCCGACCGGCACACGGTCAAGCTGCCGCTCGCCATCCTCAACACGCTGGTCTGGCGCGGCCTGCCGACCGAGCGCACCCTGGCCGCGCCCGCCGTCACCGCGTGGGTGCACGCAGTGCGCGACGGTGACTCCTTCCTCCGTGACGAATGCAGAGTGATCCTCCTCGGCGAAGTCGCGTCCGTCACCGTCGAGCACCCCCTGTACGACGGCCTTCCCGAGGTTCCGTACCAGTACAAGGAACTACTGGGCGCGATCTGGCGCGAACCGCTCACGGGGCGCCTGGCCCCCGACGAGCGCGCCCGCACCCTGGCCTCCCTGCTTCACACGGACCCCGAAGGGCGTGCCTTCACCACGGAACTCGTCTCCCGCTCGGGCCTTCCGCCCGCCGTCTGGCTACGCCATCTCTTCGCCGCCCTGCTGCCCCCGCTGCTGCACTTCCTCTACCGCTACGGGACCGTCTTCTCGCCGCACGGCGAGAACGCCATCGTCGTCTTCGACGACAAAGACGTCCCCGTGCGCCTCGCCATCAAGGACTTCGTCGACGACGTCAACGTCAGCGCGCACAAGCTGCCCGAGCACGACTCCATGCCCGACGACGTAAGGGAAATCCTGCTCACCGAGCCCCCCGCCTTCCTCACACAGTTCATCCATTCCGGTCTGTTCGTCGGCGTCTTCCGCTATCTCGCGCCCCTCTGCGACGAGCAAATCGGAGTACCGGAAAGCGAATTCTGGTCCCTGGTACGGGCCGAAATCCTGCGGCACCAGGCGCGCTTCCCGGAGCTCAAGGACCGTTACGAGATCTTCGACCTGCTCACCCCGCGGATCGAGCGCCTCTGCCTCAACCGCAACCGGCTGCACCTCGACGGCTACCGTGACCGCCCCAATCGCCCGCACGCCGCGGTGCACGGCACGGTCGCCAACCCCCTCCACCTCTCCTGA
- a CDS encoding ATP-dependent DNA helicase — MTKPSLPELLHAAVTAVGGTERPGQVSMTEAVAGAIDDNAHLLVQAGTGTGKSLGYLVPALAHGERVVVATATLALQRQLVERDLPRTVDALHPLLRRRPQFAMLKGRSNYLCLHRLHEGVPQEEEDGLFDQFEAAAPTSKLGKDLLRMREWADETETGDRDDLTPGVSDRAWGQVSVSSRECLGATKCAYGAECFAEAARERAKLADVVVTNHALLAIDAIEGAPVLPQHEVLIVDEAHELVSRVTGVATGELTPGQVNRAVRRAAKLVNEKAADALQTAAESFERLMELALPGRLEEIPEDLGYALMSLRDAARNVISALGSTRDKSVQDEDAVRKQAIAAVETIHGVAERISNGSEYDVVWYERHDRFGASLRVAPLSVSGLLREKLFSDRSVVLTSATLKLGGDFNGVGASLGLAPEGTEGEDIPVWKGLDVGSPFDYPKQGILYVARQLATPGREGSRGDMMDELAELVEAAGGRTLGLFSSMRAAQAAAEELRGRLDMPILLQGEETLGELIKSFAADPKTCLFGTLSLWQGVDVPGPSCQLVVMDRIPFPRPDDPLMSARQKAVEEAGGNGFMAVAATHAALLMAQGAGRLVRATGDRGVVAVLDPRLANARYGSYLRASLPDFWYTTDRNQVRRSLASIDAAADAEGR, encoded by the coding sequence ATGACGAAGCCCTCTCTCCCCGAGCTCCTCCATGCCGCCGTCACCGCAGTCGGCGGCACGGAGCGGCCCGGCCAGGTCAGCATGACCGAGGCCGTGGCCGGAGCCATCGACGACAACGCCCACCTGCTCGTCCAGGCCGGCACGGGCACCGGAAAGTCTCTCGGCTATCTGGTGCCCGCCCTGGCGCACGGCGAGCGCGTCGTGGTGGCGACTGCGACCCTGGCCCTGCAGCGTCAGCTCGTGGAGCGTGATCTTCCGCGTACGGTCGACGCGCTGCATCCGCTGCTGCGTCGGCGCCCGCAGTTCGCCATGCTCAAGGGGCGTTCCAATTACCTCTGCCTGCACCGGCTCCACGAGGGCGTGCCGCAGGAAGAGGAGGACGGCCTGTTCGACCAGTTCGAAGCGGCGGCGCCGACGAGCAAGCTCGGCAAGGACCTGCTGCGCATGCGGGAGTGGGCGGACGAGACCGAGACGGGCGACCGCGACGACCTCACCCCCGGCGTCTCCGACCGGGCCTGGGGCCAGGTCTCCGTCTCCTCCCGCGAGTGCCTCGGCGCGACGAAATGTGCGTACGGGGCGGAGTGCTTCGCCGAGGCGGCCCGGGAGCGGGCCAAGCTCGCCGATGTCGTCGTCACCAACCACGCCCTCCTCGCGATCGACGCCATCGAGGGCGCTCCGGTGCTCCCGCAGCACGAGGTACTGATCGTCGACGAGGCGCACGAACTGGTCTCCAGGGTCACCGGCGTCGCGACCGGCGAGCTCACCCCCGGCCAGGTCAACCGTGCCGTCCGCCGGGCGGCCAAGCTCGTCAACGAAAAAGCCGCCGACGCCCTGCAGACAGCCGCGGAGTCCTTCGAGCGGCTGATGGAGCTCGCCCTCCCCGGCCGCCTCGAGGAGATCCCGGAGGACCTCGGGTACGCCCTTATGTCGCTCCGCGACGCGGCCCGCAACGTCATCTCGGCCCTCGGGTCGACCCGCGACAAGTCCGTCCAGGACGAGGACGCCGTGCGAAAGCAGGCCATCGCCGCCGTCGAGACCATTCACGGCGTCGCCGAGCGGATCTCCAACGGTTCCGAGTACGACGTCGTCTGGTACGAGCGTCACGACCGTTTCGGCGCTTCCCTGCGGGTCGCTCCGCTGTCCGTGTCGGGTCTGCTGCGCGAGAAGCTCTTCAGCGACCGTTCCGTCGTCCTCACCTCTGCGACGCTCAAGCTCGGCGGGGACTTCAACGGGGTGGGCGCCTCGCTCGGTCTCGCCCCGGAAGGCACCGAAGGGGAGGACATCCCGGTCTGGAAGGGCCTGGACGTCGGCTCCCCCTTCGACTACCCCAAGCAGGGAATCCTCTACGTCGCCCGGCAGCTGGCCACACCCGGCCGCGAGGGTTCACGAGGCGACATGATGGACGAACTCGCCGAACTCGTCGAGGCCGCCGGAGGGCGCACGCTGGGCCTGTTCTCCTCCATGCGGGCCGCCCAGGCGGCGGCCGAGGAGCTGCGTGGCAGGCTCGACATGCCGATCCTGCTCCAGGGCGAGGAGACTCTCGGCGAGCTGATCAAGTCCTTCGCCGCCGACCCGAAGACCTGCCTGTTCGGCACGCTCTCCCTCTGGCAGGGCGTCGATGTTCCGGGGCCGAGCTGCCAGCTCGTCGTCATGGACCGGATCCCGTTCCCCCGGCCCGACGACCCGCTGATGAGCGCCCGCCAGAAGGCGGTCGAGGAGGCCGGTGGCAATGGCTTCATGGCTGTCGCCGCGACGCACGCGGCGCTGCTGATGGCCCAGGGTGCGGGTCGGCTCGTACGGGCCACGGGCGACCGCGGCGTCGTCGCAGTGCTCGACCCGAGGCTGGCCAATGCCCGCTACGGCAGCTACCTGCGGGCTTCGCTGCCCGACTTCTGGTACACCACGGACCGTAACCAGGTACGCCGCTCACTGGCCTCAATCGACGCTGCGGCCGACGCCGAGGGCCGTTGA
- the lexA gene encoding transcriptional repressor LexA, with protein sequence MTTTADSATIAAQNRSQSRLEPVHAMNEAATSPEGPKPSRSLPGRPPGIRADSSGLTDRQRRVIEVIRDSVQRRGYPPSMREIGQAVGLSSTSSVAHQLMALERKGFLRRDPHRPRAYEVRGSDQPSAQPTDTAGKPAASYVPLVGRIAAGGPILAEESVEDVFPLPRQLVGDGELFVLKVVGDSMIEAAICDGDWVTVRRQPVAENGDIVAAMLDGEATVKRFKREDGHVWLLPHNAAYQPIPGDEATILGKVVAVLRRV encoded by the coding sequence GTGACCACCACCGCTGACAGTGCAACTATCGCTGCCCAGAACCGCTCCCAGAGCCGACTCGAGCCGGTGCATGCAATGAATGAAGCAGCTACAAGCCCGGAGGGCCCCAAGCCCTCACGCTCGCTGCCCGGCCGGCCTCCAGGGATCCGGGCGGACAGCTCCGGCCTCACCGATCGGCAACGCCGGGTCATCGAGGTCATCAGGGACTCTGTGCAACGGCGGGGTTACCCGCCGTCCATGCGCGAGATCGGTCAGGCGGTGGGCCTCTCCAGCACCTCTTCCGTGGCCCATCAGCTGATGGCCCTCGAACGCAAGGGTTTCCTGCGCCGTGACCCGCACCGCCCCCGGGCGTACGAGGTGCGGGGCTCGGACCAGCCGAGCGCACAGCCCACCGACACGGCGGGCAAGCCTGCGGCGTCGTACGTCCCGCTGGTCGGCCGGATCGCGGCCGGCGGTCCGATCCTCGCCGAGGAGTCGGTCGAGGACGTCTTTCCGCTCCCCCGGCAGCTCGTGGGCGACGGCGAACTGTTCGTCCTCAAGGTCGTCGGTGACTCGATGATCGAGGCGGCGATCTGCGACGGCGACTGGGTGACGGTACGCCGTCAGCCGGTCGCGGAGAACGGCGACATCGTGGCCGCGATGCTGGACGGCGAGGCAACGGTGAAGCGGTTCAAGCGCGAGGACGGCCATGTATGGCTGCTCCCGCACAACGCCGCCTACCAGCCGATCCCCGGCGACGAGGCAACCATCCTCGGCAAGGTGGTGGCGGTGCTGCGGCGGGTGTGA
- the nrdR gene encoding transcriptional regulator NrdR, producing the protein MHCLFCRHPDSRVVDSRTTDDGTSIRRRRQCPDCSRRFTTVETASLMVIKRSGVTEPFSRTKVISGVRKACQGRPVTEDALAKLGQRVEEAVRATGSAELTTHDVGLAILGPLQELDLVAYLRFASVYRAFDSLEDFEAAIAELREERPPASDCGCGPGVTPEVPVPAAAAD; encoded by the coding sequence ATGCACTGCCTCTTCTGCAGGCACCCCGACAGTCGCGTCGTCGACAGTCGCACCACCGACGACGGAACGTCGATCCGCAGGCGCCGTCAGTGCCCCGACTGCTCCCGCCGTTTCACCACGGTGGAAACCGCCTCACTGATGGTGATCAAGCGCAGCGGAGTCACCGAGCCCTTCAGCCGTACCAAGGTCATCTCCGGCGTGCGCAAGGCATGCCAGGGGCGGCCGGTCACCGAGGACGCCCTCGCCAAGCTCGGCCAGCGGGTCGAGGAGGCGGTGCGCGCCACCGGCAGCGCCGAGCTGACCACCCACGACGTGGGACTGGCCATACTCGGCCCGCTGCAGGAACTCGACCTTGTCGCGTACCTGCGCTTCGCATCCGTGTACCGGGCGTTCGATTCGCTCGAAGACTTTGAGGCCGCCATCGCGGAGCTCCGCGAAGAGCGGCCACCCGCAAGTGATTGTGGCTGCGGGCCCGGCGTGACCCCTGAGGT